A single Larimichthys crocea isolate SSNF chromosome VIII, L_crocea_2.0, whole genome shotgun sequence DNA region contains:
- the ccsapb gene encoding centriole, cilia and spindle-associated protein yields MVTKRIHSEYMKKFKDPKWETYAKCYEEMLKYRLTRRLLEHTHNPWFWSGSDTDSDSGGRSPLPPSKNQVRAEASRDRTECEGPRVDRATETVPRLPLQEEEEEEEEGEVQQPAVLGSQAEGARETRAPEEQREEERRASSRGADRDIGGPQQTKPKSKSKSSKQTWRSQRVRPAPARQPTEDSRHPFALYGSGEKDADIAGRKTHNVGPAASTSEIHESALRAKTRREVERQIQTQRTDRRRAKSADMDKTRKLVQPEFNPWLTEYMRCFSARSR; encoded by the exons ATGGTGACCAAGAGGATCCACTCGGAGTACATGAAGAAATTCAAAGACCCCAAATGGGAGACCTACGCGAAGTGTTACGAGGAGATGCTGAAGTACAGGCTGACCCGCAGGCTgctggagcacacacacaacccctgGTTCTGGAGCGGCTCCGACACGGACTCGGACTCCGGAGGCAGAAGTCCCCTTCCCCCCAGTAAGAACCAGGTGCGGGCCGAGGCCAGCAGAGACAGGACGGAGTGTGAGGGGCCGAGGGTGGACAGAGCCACAGAGACTGTACCCAGACTGCCCCttcaagaagaggaggaggaggaggaggagggggaggtccAACAGCCTGCAGTTTTGG GCTCACAGGCTGAAGGAGCCAGAGAGACAAGAGCaccagaggagcagagagaggaggagcggagagccagcagcagaggagcag ACAGAGACATTGGTGGACCACAGCAGACTAAACCCAAGAGTAAATCCAAATCCTCAAAACAAACTTGGCGCTCCCAGCGGGTCCGACCTGCACCAGCACGGCAGCCCACGGAGGACAGCAGACATCCTTTTGCTCTGTACGGTTCAGGAGAGAAGGATGCAGACATCGCAGGCAGGAAGACACACAATGTCGGCCCTGCAGCTTCGACCAGTGAG ATCCATGAGTCAGCTCTACGTGCCAAGACCAGACGGGAGGTGGAGCGTCAGATTCAGACCCAGAGGACCGATCGCCGCAGAGCCAAATCTGCTGATATGGACAAGACCAGGAAGTTGGTTCAACCAGAATTCAACCCCTGGCTGACTGAGTACATGCGCTGCTTCTCTGCTCGCTCACgatag